The Desulfocurvibacter africanus subsp. africanus DSM 2603 genome has a segment encoding these proteins:
- a CDS encoding porin encodes MLMRTVVNSIVLLALVPAGAWAGAKIPIDDEASIEIGYLLQTQYRYANLNLDTGTEDGNHDFILRRGRLRLAATLTEDIGLFLQTEATAGMNGGPTVRLIDAFGTLRLAEPAVLYAGEHMAPAGREITTNPATLLTIDRPAITNYNLTWGLGARPQFNTADYPDGDLGLEGRTNVRDIGATLFGALSTSEKLHFKYYAGFYEGVDEAPEDSASPRFTARIQANLFDPEPDYYNLGTYLGEKRTVALGTSVDLQNDIARDEDTGRNVDYRWWELDLFVEHALGPGSVTMEWIYQLLELDSARALLEAENVTRDARRTEGQGFATQVGYYLEKYKLQPWAGYELWDTRAPGDAGGFRAARVGLNYYLRGQNAKLYAGYEHFRAEQSIGESDEDTLHTVLLGLSLYY; translated from the coding sequence ATGCTCATGCGCACCGTTGTAAATAGCATCGTGCTGCTTGCGCTCGTTCCTGCCGGGGCATGGGCGGGCGCCAAAATTCCCATCGACGACGAAGCGTCCATCGAAATCGGCTATCTGCTGCAGACGCAGTACCGCTATGCGAACCTTAACCTGGACACGGGCACGGAGGACGGCAACCACGACTTCATCCTGCGCCGTGGCCGTCTGCGCCTGGCCGCCACGCTCACGGAGGACATCGGCCTCTTCCTGCAGACTGAGGCCACGGCCGGCATGAACGGCGGCCCCACGGTACGGCTCATTGACGCTTTCGGCACCCTGCGTCTGGCCGAGCCGGCCGTGCTCTATGCGGGCGAGCACATGGCTCCGGCCGGCCGGGAAATCACCACCAACCCGGCGACCCTGCTGACCATAGATCGGCCGGCTATCACCAATTACAACCTGACCTGGGGCCTCGGCGCCAGGCCGCAGTTCAACACCGCCGACTACCCGGACGGCGACCTGGGCCTGGAAGGCCGAACCAATGTGCGCGACATCGGGGCCACGCTCTTCGGCGCGCTCTCGACCAGCGAGAAGCTGCACTTCAAGTATTACGCCGGATTCTATGAAGGCGTTGATGAGGCTCCCGAGGACAGCGCCTCGCCGCGCTTCACGGCCAGGATACAAGCCAACCTGTTCGACCCGGAGCCGGACTACTACAACCTGGGCACGTACCTTGGAGAAAAGCGCACCGTGGCCCTGGGCACGTCCGTGGACCTGCAGAACGATATCGCCAGAGACGAGGACACAGGCAGGAACGTAGATTATCGCTGGTGGGAACTGGACCTGTTCGTGGAGCATGCCCTGGGGCCGGGCAGCGTGACCATGGAGTGGATCTACCAACTCCTTGAGCTGGATAGCGCGAGGGCGCTGCTGGAGGCCGAAAACGTCACCCGGGACGCCCGGCGCACCGAAGGCCAGGGCTTCGCCACGCAGGTGGGCTACTACCTTGAGAAGTACAAGCTCCAACCCTGGGCAGGCTACGAGCTATGGGATACACGGGCCCCTGGAGACGCCGGCGGCTTCCGCGCGGCCAGGGTCGGCCTGAACTACTACCTCCGAGGCCAAAACGCCAAGCTCTACGCGGGCTATGAGCATTTCAGGGCCGAACAAAGCATCGGCGAATCGGACGAGGATACGCTGCACACAGTACTGCTCGGGCTGAGCCTGTACTACTAG
- a CDS encoding ArsR/SmtB family transcription factor, giving the protein MNSTESDVCQVTCVHAERINEVRRDMAAEADLQALSELFKVLGDMTRVRILEALSLAELCVCDLAEILALSQSAVSHQLRLLRAAKLVKYRREGKNAYYSLDDEHVAHLFAEALDHIKEDR; this is encoded by the coding sequence ATGAATTCCACTGAAAGCGACGTCTGCCAAGTCACCTGCGTCCATGCCGAGCGTATCAACGAAGTGCGCCGCGACATGGCCGCCGAGGCCGATCTGCAGGCCCTGTCCGAACTGTTCAAGGTCCTGGGCGATATGACCCGCGTGCGCATTCTGGAAGCCTTGTCGCTGGCCGAGCTGTGCGTGTGCGACCTGGCCGAGATCCTGGCCCTGAGCCAGAGCGCCGTATCGCACCAGTTGCGCCTGCTGCGCGCGGCCAAGCTCGTCAAATACCGCCGCGAAGGCAAGAACGCCTACTACTCCCTGGACGACGAACACGTGGCCCACCTCTTTGCCGAGGCGCTGGACCACATCAAGGAAGACCGATGA
- a CDS encoding SO_0444 family Cu/Zn efflux transporter, translated as MNLLARILMESWSILLDSAPYVLFGMLMAGLVKTFLPENFVARHLGGKSAGSVLKASLMGVPLPLCSCGVVPAALGLRKQGAGKGATAAFLISTPETGVDSIAITWALLDPIMTVVRPVAAFVTATITGILVNLLPDNPPALESLAPEIKAGGGUGCKGSCGLDGSQLSSAPEQIIAPRKPFGTRLAESLRFAFDDLAADIGPWLLLGIGIAGLISALIPAGFIEQHLGSGIVPMLIMLGVGMPIFVCATSSTPVVAALAAKGLSPGAALVFLLAGPVTNAATVTVLGRILGRRITAVYLATIAVVSLGMGLAVDWLYVSLALDISGWVREAGVEEGGHVALASAVILLLLVLRAVLPSGRHGHAKV; from the coding sequence ATGAATCTTCTCGCCCGCATCCTGATGGAGTCCTGGTCCATCCTGCTGGACTCCGCCCCTTATGTCCTGTTCGGCATGCTCATGGCCGGGCTGGTCAAGACCTTCTTGCCCGAGAACTTCGTGGCCAGGCACCTGGGCGGCAAGTCCGCGGGCTCGGTGCTCAAGGCCTCACTCATGGGCGTGCCCCTGCCCCTGTGCTCCTGCGGCGTGGTGCCAGCGGCCCTGGGCCTGCGCAAGCAGGGCGCCGGCAAGGGCGCCACCGCCGCCTTCCTGATCTCCACGCCCGAGACCGGCGTGGACTCCATCGCCATCACCTGGGCCCTGCTGGACCCGATCATGACCGTTGTGCGGCCCGTGGCGGCCTTCGTCACCGCCACCATCACCGGCATCCTGGTCAACCTGCTGCCCGACAACCCGCCCGCGCTGGAGAGCCTCGCGCCGGAGATCAAGGCCGGCGGCGGCTGAGGCTGCAAAGGCTCCTGCGGCCTGGACGGCTCGCAACTTTCCTCCGCCCCCGAACAGATCATTGCGCCCCGCAAGCCCTTTGGCACGCGTTTGGCCGAATCCCTGCGCTTCGCCTTCGATGACCTGGCCGCGGACATCGGCCCCTGGCTGCTGCTGGGCATCGGCATCGCCGGGCTCATCAGCGCGCTCATCCCGGCCGGGTTCATCGAGCAGCACCTGGGCTCGGGCATCGTGCCCATGCTGATCATGCTCGGCGTGGGCATGCCCATCTTCGTATGCGCCACATCCTCCACACCCGTGGTCGCGGCCCTGGCGGCCAAGGGTTTGTCGCCCGGCGCGGCCCTGGTATTCCTGCTGGCCGGACCCGTGACCAACGCCGCCACGGTGACCGTGCTCGGCCGTATTCTGGGCCGGCGCATCACGGCCGTGTACCTGGCGACAATCGCCGTGGTTTCGCTGGGCATGGGCCTGGCCGTGGACTGGCTTTACGTGTCCCTGGCCCTGGACATCTCGGGATGGGTGCGCGAGGCGGGCGTCGAGGAAGGCGGCCACGTGGCCCTGGCCTCGGCCGTGATCCTGCTCCTGCTCGTGCTGCGGGCCGTGCTGCCCTCGGGACGGCACGGCCACGCCAAGGTCTAG